The Geoalkalibacter sp. DNA segment CGGTGTGACGTAGAGCTGCTTGCCGACATACTCGAACAGCGGCTGGCCAAGGGTCTGCTCGAGCTGACGGATCTGGGCACTGACGGCGGGTTGGGTCAGGCCGAGTTCCTCCGCGGCACGGCTGTAGCTGAGTCGTTTATACACCTGTCGGAACACCTGCAGCTGGCGAAAAGACAGGCGGTTGAGCAGTTGCGCGAGGCTGTACGGCATGACCGTGCTCCTCTTATATAAGCTGGGGTTTATGGATGCTAGAAATAATATCAATTTATCCTTTTTATCCCAGTGTATTACTGTGTTTTGCACTGAACGATGCACGCCGCAGGGAGAAGATCCATGCTGAAAAAGATTCTGATTGCCAACCGCGGGGAGATCGCGGTCCGCATCGTGCGGGCCTGCGCTGAAATGAATATCCGCTCGGTGGCGATCTACACCGAGCCGGACCGGCATGCGCTGCACGTCAAGCGTGCCGATGAGGCGCACAGCGTCGGCGAGGACCCGCTGGCCGGTTATCTGGATGCACGCCGCATCGTCAACCTGGCGGTGGAGACCGGTTGCGATGGCATCCATCCCGGCTATGGCTTCCTGTCGGAGAACAGCGAATTCGCGCGCATCTGTGCCGAGCGCGGCATCACCTTTATCGGCCCCAGCGCCGATGTCATCGCGAAGATGGGTGACAAGACCGCGGCCCGTGCCAGCATGATCGCGGCCGGTGTCCCGGTCACGCCGGGGTCCGATGGCAATCTGGCCGATCTGGATGAGGCGCTCGCCGTGGCGGAACAGATCGGTTATCCGGTCATGCTCAAGGCGACCTCCGGCGGCGGTGGCCGGGGCATCCGCCGGTGCGACAGTGCGGCGGAGCTGAAAGCGCAGTACCCGCGCGTGATATCGGAGGCGACCAAGGCGTTTGGCTCGGCCGAGGTGTTCCTCGAGAAGTGCATTGTCGATCCGAAACATATCGAAGTGCAGGTACTGGCCGATCGTGAGGGCAACGCCATCCACCTGTATGAGCGTGACTGCTCGATCCAGCGCCGCAACCAGAAGCTGATCGAGATCGCGCCCAGTCCGCAGCTGACGCCGGAACAGCGTAACTACGTCGGCGAGCTGGCGGTGCGCGCAGCGAAGGCGGTAGGCTACGAGAACGCCGGCACCGTCGAATTTCTCGTCACCGGTAACGAAATCTATTTCATGGAGATGAACACCCGCGTGCAGGTCGAGCATCCCGTGACCGAGATGGTGACCGGCATCGACATCATCAAGGAGCAGATCCGCATCGCCGCCGGCCAGCCGCTGCGC contains these protein-coding regions:
- a CDS encoding acetyl-CoA carboxylase biotin carboxylase subunit, whose translation is MLKKILIANRGEIAVRIVRACAEMNIRSVAIYTEPDRHALHVKRADEAHSVGEDPLAGYLDARRIVNLAVETGCDGIHPGYGFLSENSEFARICAERGITFIGPSADVIAKMGDKTAARASMIAAGVPVTPGSDGNLADLDEALAVAEQIGYPVMLKATSGGGGRGIRRCDSAAELKAQYPRVISEATKAFGSAEVFLEKCIVDPKHIEVQVLADREGNAIHLYERDCSIQRRNQKLIEIAPSPQLTPEQRNYVGELAVRAAKAVGYENAGTVEFLVTGNEIYFMEMNTRVQVEHPVTEMVTGIDIIKEQIRIAAGQPLRFRQEDIQIRGHAIECRINAEDPTKFTPSPGKILGYHPPGGLGVRVDSGVYDQYKVLPHYDSMIAKLIVHAETRDEAIKKMATALDEYIIDGIKTTISFHQKIMSSKEFIEGEVDTGFLERIIL
- a CDS encoding helix-turn-helix domain-containing protein encodes the protein MPYSLAQLLNRLSFRQLQVFRQVYKRLSYSRAAEELGLTQPAVSAQIRQLEQTLGQPLFEYVGKQLYVTP